The following are encoded in a window of Bradyrhizobium sp. WBOS07 genomic DNA:
- a CDS encoding alpha/beta family hydrolase: MLVETRELKLDIERIGTVSAILRQPGRARACYVLAHGAGADMRHSFMERVAEGLANRGIATFRFNFPYMEKKLGRPDQPAVAHAAIRAAVEEAARLCPESKLVAGGKSFGGRMTSQAQSKSPLPGVRGLAFLGFPLHAAKKPSSERAEHLAGITVPMLFLQGTRDELADLGHLTPVIAQLGAKATLHQVEGGDHSFAVLKKSGRTNDEALTEVLDTLAAWIDQVT; encoded by the coding sequence ATCTTGGTCGAGACGCGCGAGCTCAAGCTTGACATCGAACGCATCGGCACGGTCTCTGCGATCCTGAGGCAGCCGGGCCGTGCGCGTGCCTGCTACGTGCTGGCGCATGGCGCCGGGGCCGATATGCGCCATTCCTTCATGGAGAGGGTCGCGGAGGGGCTTGCGAACCGCGGCATCGCGACCTTCCGCTTCAATTTCCCCTACATGGAGAAGAAGCTGGGGCGTCCCGACCAGCCCGCTGTCGCGCATGCCGCCATTCGGGCGGCAGTCGAGGAGGCGGCGCGGCTGTGCCCGGAATCGAAGCTCGTCGCGGGGGGAAAGTCGTTCGGTGGCCGCATGACCTCGCAAGCGCAGTCGAAGTCTCCGCTGCCAGGCGTGAGAGGTCTCGCCTTCCTCGGCTTCCCCCTGCATGCCGCGAAGAAGCCGTCCTCCGAGCGCGCCGAGCATCTCGCCGGCATCACCGTCCCGATGCTATTCCTGCAAGGCACGCGTGACGAGCTTGCCGATCTTGGCCACCTCACGCCGGTCATCGCGCAGCTCGGAGCGAAGGCGACGCTGCATCAGGTCGAAGGCGGGGATCACTCGTTTGCGGTGCTGAAGAAGTCCGGCCGCACCAACGACGAGGCGCTCACCGAGGTGCTGGACACGCTCGCGGCCTGGATCGACCAAGTCACCTGA